One Nicotiana sylvestris chromosome 12, ASM39365v2, whole genome shotgun sequence genomic window carries:
- the LOC104212304 gene encoding uncharacterized protein produces the protein MDTTGSVSLLLWDRETMFLIGKSAKELKEGFLENTGAVDKYPYPVELNNILQRKFMFKVIIKTENIHQQKEVYSVVKLTDEEQLMNKYSPAQPSDDLTEPDFNNIQVLDGEKECEDSTEDNDTTDIAHTPAQIDMDEQGHVQITPTTSAQIQRRGQRRKICRRNIYSYNASDSKPEIIRNLMRDALIDAIDKIILYDWEALSILVDSLGQPLGSILTDIYHEVWSSGPFWVYVLKFEAEWENRLYDYL, from the exons ATGGATACTACTGGATCTGTTTCCCTATTGCTCTGGGACCGTGAAACCATGTTTCTCATAGGCAAATCAGCAAAAGAATTGAAGGAAGGGTTTCTTGAG AATACTGGTGCTGTTGATAAGTATCCCTATCCAGTAGAGCTGAACAATATTCTCCAAAGAAAATTCATGTTTAAGGTTATTATCAAGACAGAGAACATTCACCAGCAAAAGGAAGTTTATAGTGTTGTTAAGCTTACGGATGAGGAGCAGCTGATGAACAAATATAGTCCTGCTCAACCTTCAGATGACTTAACT gAACCTGACTTCAATAATATTCAAGTCTTGGATGGAGAGAAGGAATGCGAG GATTCCACTGAAGATAACGACACAACCGATATTGCACATACACCTGCCCAGATAG ATATGGATGAACAAGGACACGTTCAAATTACTCCAACTACGAGTGCTCAAATTCAACGAAGGGGACAACGCCGAAAGATATGCCGTCGCAACATTTATTCCTATAATGCTTCAGACTCAAAGCCTGAAATTATCAGGAAT CTTATGAGAGATGCACTAATAGATGCTATAGACAAAATTATACTATATGATTGGGAAGCATTATCAATTTTAGTAGATTCACTTGGACAACCTTTAGGTAGTATTTTAACTGACATTTATCACGAGGTGTGGTCAAGTGGACCTTTTTGGGTTTATGTCCTTAAATTTGAAGCAGAGTGGGAGAACCGTCTCTACGACTACCtgtaa